AAGCACAGCGATACTCGCAATGAGTGAAAATAAATCAGGTACAATCATATGTACCGCATACCCAATAAATCCAATGTGGAAATAATCAGCAGACACAATATTGACCAAATTACTAACAATGAGTGGAAGTGACGTGGTGTCTGCAATAAAACCACTCGCCATAATAAATGGCAACATTTTTTTCGCATCAAACTTGAGAAGCTTTACTTTCTCAAGCACAATTGGCGTGAGAATAAGCGCCGCACCATCATTGGCAAAAAAGGCCGACACCATGGCTCCAAGTACAATGACATAAAGAAACACTTTGTGTCCATCACCTTTTGCAGCGTGCGCCATTTTTAGCGCCGCCCACTCGAAAAAACCGATCTTATCAAGAATGGTTGACGTAATGATGATAGCTACAAAGGTAAGCGTAGCATCCCATACAATGGTCGTAACGGTCCACACATCGCTAAAGGTGACTACATGAAACAGGAGTGCAAGGACTGCTCCGCCAAGTGCACTCCACCCAATCGATAACCCTTTAGGCTGCCATATAACAAAAACTAACGTGACTAAGAAAATCCCAATTGCAAGTTCTGCCATCTCATGTCTCCTCACTCATTTACAGGTGACACTGTACACGCAGTCCCTGTGTTTGTAACCTGGCGATTTCCTCTGACACATCTGGTAACTCGCCAATGAGTTCCTTCATCATAGGAAATGTCGATTCGTCAAGTGCATAAAATACCCACTGTGCCGTTTTTCTTTCTGTGACAAGTCCTGCTTGGCGCAACTTGCGAAGATGTTGTGAAATACTTGGTTGCGACATATCAAACACTGCAACGAGTTCACATACACATAGCTCTTCTTTAGCTAAGAGAGCCAATATGTGCAACCGAGTCTTATCAGCTAACGCTTTATACACATCTGCCATCTCTTCAAAAGGGTCAGTCATCTCTGCACATACCCCTCTATCTTCTCATCGCCAATCATGTTCATGCCAAACTCCCGTAACAACTGGGGTCCTATCACTTCTTCATCCTGTAACGGGGCAATAGCCAGTGCAACTCCCTGATGACGCAAGCGAAGTTGTGTGATCTGTTTCTGTTGCTGTAAAAGTCTTTTCCCAAATAGTCGACTACTTTGCGCTTCAGGTGGAAGCACCTGATTGACAATGATCGCCTGTGTGGGCACATCCGTGCGATTCAGATCTGCAATGGCTCGCTCCATTTCTGCAATCGGCGTTGTTTCCGCCAATGTGACAAACATAATCCCTGTCTCTTCAGGGTTTTGCAGAGTAGCAATCGCCGCTCGCATGCGCGCTAACTGTGCTTCATCAAGTGCGGCTGTTTCTGCCGTAAACGCTTCTTTGCGCTCCAAATCGGCTTCATAGTCAAACGACAACTGTAACAGTCGAATGGTATGACCAGTCGGTGCCGTATCAAACACAGTCACGTCAAATTCCTTCTGTAACAGGTAGTCTAAAAACTCTTGAAAAACCGCTACTTCTTCCGTACAGGGGGAGTTCAACTCCTCCCCCACACGCAACACCGTTTGCTCATCGCCAAACTGCTCTTTCACCGAATGCAACACTTGCTGTTTATAAGTGTCAAAAGCAGCTTTTGGATCAATGCGAGCCAGCCACAACGTCGATTCTGAAAAACGCGTAGGCGTTGACGTGACGGGCATTCCAAATAACTGCCCTGTGTGTGCAGCAGGATCGGTCGTCACAAGAAGCGTATGATATCCCTGTTCGGCCAAAAACATCGCGGTAGTTGACGCTACCGTAGTTTTCCCGACGCCACCTTTCCCGGCAAAAAATATCCTTCGCTGTCTTCCCTTTTGAGGTGCAATCAATGCTACCGGAAGTTTGTCATAAGATAATAGCATGGTGTAGATCCTCCGAAACTTGGTGTAACATCGTTAATCCTTTTACCTCATCTGCATAAAGCGGCATCTGCCCAATGGGTCCTTCAAAGCGCTTCCTGACGTCCACTAGATATGGAATTTGTTTTTCGTATCTGCGCCCTGAATACGGATGTGAACGTTCATCTTCTGGAATCACGCCGTTAATAATCACTTGTTGATTGACGATACCAAGCCGATGTATCTCCTCCGAGGAACGCAGCATTTCCTCGACAGACAGTTTAGCAGCCTGTGTTACAAAGACAAACGTAGTGCTATCTGGATCTTGCAAAGTCTGTACAGCGTGATCATATTGCGCTTTCGAGGCCATCAATGAATCGGCACTTCCAATGCAGGTCTGACCGCTCCCCTTTGCACTCTCCTCAATATGAATACTCCAACTCCCAGGCAATTCTAATAGGCGAAGCGTATGACCTGTAGGTGCCGTATCAAACACGACATAGTCATAATCAGGTTCATTCATCCGCGCAATAAATTGATCAAACGTTGCAATCTCCTCTGTGCATGGGCCACTCATTTTTTCTTCCATAGAACGCAGCACTGCTTCCGGAAAGCGTCCTGCAAGTGGTGCTAATGCACGGTCCTTATAAGCGCGCAACGCATCTTCAGGGTTAATCTCTTGTAAAAATAGATGGTTTACCCCAGCCACTGGTTGCGCTTCTGCCCCTATGGATTGTTCAAAAACATCCCCAAGATTGGAAGCCGGATCGGTTGTCACAAGCAAAGTTCGCGCACCATCCGAAGCGAGCATCAGCGCTGTGGCACATGAAAGGGACGTTTTCCCAACACCGCCTTTGCCCGAAAATAAGATAAACTTTGTCATGACCTCAGGACTCCTTAACGGCTATGATCTCATCAAGCGTGGGATACCTACCACTACTATACAGTTCTCCATCTACAGTCACGATCGGCAAACATGCCATACCTTCTTGTAGCACCCGTTTGTAGACCTGTTCCTGTTGTGTAAATTGCTCGGGATTTCGGCTGAGCATATACCTTACTACCTCGTGTCCATGTTGCTTTAACCACTCTACCATCTCACCCACACGAATTAACTCCGGATCAGGAGATGCACCACAAACACCTGTTTGGCAACACATTTCTGGATCGTACAATTCAATGTTCATCCTTATCACCCTTCCCAACATTAGCAATTGCCTGATCCACAACCGCAAGAAGATCCTTGTACTTCGATGACCTCTAATTCCTCTACTTGCTGGCGAACCATCTTCGTTGCAAGCTCATCGAATGTCAACGTCGCTGTAAGTTTAACTCCGCGCACTGTTGTCAATACTTCTTGCAATTCATGCTCTGAAATGCCTACCTGTTTCGCCGCGGCGATTTGTTTTTCTAGGCAAGATTCACATCCCAAGGCAAATGCTGCCGCCACTTGTAGTAACACTTTCGTATGTTCATTCATCGAACTCTCTCCTTCATATTATTATATAATTACATACTTATATAATAATGCGCAGCCCCCAGGCTGTCAATCACCATTTTCACTTCTCTATTTTTTCACGTTATGATATTTCCATCCTCGTTTTTTGCATTCTTTCTACACTATGAACAACAAGTGAAGAACAACAAATTCCGCCATTTGTTTGGCTGCTACCTATAATCATCGGTCTACTCTTATGATCAATTAAAGACCGCGGCAAATCGTCTCTACAACCGCAGACGGATTTCAATGTTTTCATACGCCAGTATGACGACACGGTCAATCAACGTTTGCAATTTTGCTTTTGCATCGGCAATCGGAAGACCTTCGACTGCACTGGCTACATCTTGCGCAGATGTCATTGCTTCACGTTCGATCGCTGCATACTGAAGATCTTGCAACGGCTGCTCTGGAACTTTATCGCTCACAATCATTGCTTGCTCTAGTGCCTCTTTTTCTTTTGCCAAGTCACCGAGCTCAATGAGTCCTGCTGTATACGCTTCAACCTGCCGATGATACCGCCTTTTCGCAGCTTCCATCCGCCTTTCATTGTCCTGTTTTGCAGTCATCGCAAGGTGCAATTCAACCTGAAGCGCTGTGTTGTCAATCGCCTCAAATAATTGTATGAGCCCCTGCATAAACCACGCCTCCACG
The genomic region above belongs to Sulfoacidibacillus ferrooxidans and contains:
- a CDS encoding ArsR/SmtB family transcription factor: MTDPFEEMADVYKALADKTRLHILALLAKEELCVCELVAVFDMSQPSISQHLRKLRQAGLVTERKTAQWVFYALDESTFPMMKELIGELPDVSEEIARLQTQGLRVQCHL
- a CDS encoding ArsA family ATPase, with the protein product MLLSYDKLPVALIAPQKGRQRRIFFAGKGGVGKTTVASTTAMFLAEQGYHTLLVTTDPAAHTGQLFGMPVTSTPTRFSESTLWLARIDPKAAFDTYKQQVLHSVKEQFGDEQTVLRVGEELNSPCTEEVAVFQEFLDYLLQKEFDVTVFDTAPTGHTIRLLQLSFDYEADLERKEAFTAETAALDEAQLARMRAAIATLQNPEETGIMFVTLAETTPIAEMERAIADLNRTDVPTQAIIVNQVLPPEAQSSRLFGKRLLQQQKQITQLRLRHQGVALAIAPLQDEEVIGPQLLREFGMNMIGDEKIEGYVQR
- a CDS encoding ArsA family ATPase, with the translated sequence MTKFILFSGKGGVGKTSLSCATALMLASDGARTLLVTTDPASNLGDVFEQSIGAEAQPVAGVNHLFLQEINPEDALRAYKDRALAPLAGRFPEAVLRSMEEKMSGPCTEEIATFDQFIARMNEPDYDYVVFDTAPTGHTLRLLELPGSWSIHIEESAKGSGQTCIGSADSLMASKAQYDHAVQTLQDPDSTTFVFVTQAAKLSVEEMLRSSEEIHRLGIVNQQVIINGVIPEDERSHPYSGRRYEKQIPYLVDVRKRFEGPIGQMPLYADEVKGLTMLHQVSEDLHHAIIL
- the arsD gene encoding arsenite efflux transporter metallochaperone ArsD, producing MNIELYDPEMCCQTGVCGASPDPELIRVGEMVEWLKQHGHEVVRYMLSRNPEQFTQQEQVYKRVLQEGMACLPIVTVDGELYSSGRYPTLDEIIAVKES
- a CDS encoding carboxymuconolactone decarboxylase family protein produces the protein MNEHTKVLLQVAAAFALGCESCLEKQIAAAKQVGISEHELQEVLTTVRGVKLTATLTFDELATKMVRQQVEELEVIEVQGSSCGCGSGNC